A DNA window from Trichosurus vulpecula isolate mTriVul1 chromosome 2, mTriVul1.pri, whole genome shotgun sequence contains the following coding sequences:
- the LOC118835245 gene encoding 60S ribosomal protein L36-like has translation MAIRYPMAVGLNKGHKVTKNVLKPRHCRCRGRLTKHTKFVRDMIREVCGFAPYQRRAMELLKVCKVKRALKFNKKRVGTHIRAKRKRKELSNVLAAMRKAAAKKD, from the coding sequence ATGGCCATCCGATACCCCATGGCCGTGGGCCTCAACAAGGGCCACAAAGTTACCAAAAACGTTTTGAAGCCGAGACACTGCCGCTGCCGTGGGCGCTTGACCAAACACACCAAGTTTGTGAGAGATATGATCCGGGAAGTGTGTGGATTTGCCCCTTATCAGAGGCGCGCCATGGAATTGTTAAAGGTCTGTAAGGTTAAGAGAGCCCTTAAGTTCAACAAAAAAAGGGTGGGAACTCACATCCGggccaagaggaagagaaaggagctCAGCAACGTCCTAGCTGCCATGAGGAAGGCTGCTGCCAAGAAGGACTAA